A part of Corynebacterium lactis RW2-5 genomic DNA contains:
- a CDS encoding AMP-binding protein produces the protein MAAEMKAPRVPLPFQLKALVQSVPPLLRSGALSMTPKQVLPFVNQILRLKFSAAALIKLGAMRYPDRLALVDDEGELTYTQLLEHSQSLARAMMDRGMNAKSSFGVIARNGRGIILPMAIKAFIGAEIMLMNIGSGPSQIQGVVKQNDAKFLFVDDEFLDRLPEDLTGVQIVITSVTKPDTRSKVPADFLFMDDLIKEGRSSSSEFEKKPEQGRIIIMSSGTTGIPKGVLRNEPKTPATLGAITDRIPWRKNMVIHQSASMFHAWGWANVIIALVTGATLVTMRVFDAQKAVDQCEKYGVNGMISAAFFLRQIKDVLDDQPSRKIGPFRFIVSSGNAIPGWLVSALTHRFGPVICNFYGSTEAGLCSIASGPDLATRPDSAGRPAIGAKVRILGEDGKELPAGEVGLIHTAQELSFIGYLSETDKFTTVDGLFQIGDLGRIDQDGYLYICGRSDDMVIKGGENIFPREVEEILGPVPGIADVFCHGSNENDEIFADLYLYVVRENSKQGAGLNEKMLQEYVRDNLAEHSVPDRVFFVNSLPRNAIGKVVPREVKAMHERLNLDAQQS, from the coding sequence ATGGCCGCAGAGATGAAGGCTCCTCGTGTGCCGCTGCCGTTCCAGCTCAAGGCTCTCGTCCAGTCCGTCCCTCCGCTACTGCGCTCCGGCGCGCTGTCCATGACCCCAAAGCAGGTTCTGCCGTTCGTTAACCAGATTCTGCGCCTGAAGTTCTCCGCCGCCGCACTCATTAAGCTCGGCGCAATGCGCTACCCAGATCGCCTGGCTCTCGTCGATGACGAAGGCGAGCTGACTTACACCCAGCTGCTGGAGCATTCCCAGTCCCTGGCCCGCGCCATGATGGACCGCGGCATGAACGCTAAGAGCAGCTTCGGCGTAATCGCGCGTAACGGCCGTGGCATTATCCTCCCGATGGCCATCAAGGCATTTATCGGCGCAGAAATCATGCTCATGAACATCGGCTCCGGCCCGAGCCAGATTCAGGGCGTCGTCAAGCAGAACGATGCCAAGTTCCTCTTCGTCGATGACGAGTTCCTCGATCGCCTGCCAGAGGACCTGACCGGCGTCCAAATTGTTATTACCTCAGTGACCAAGCCGGATACTCGCTCGAAGGTCCCGGCGGACTTCCTGTTCATGGATGACCTGATCAAGGAAGGACGCAGCTCCTCCTCCGAGTTTGAGAAGAAGCCCGAGCAGGGTCGCATCATCATCATGTCCTCCGGCACCACCGGCATCCCGAAAGGCGTTCTGCGCAACGAGCCGAAGACCCCGGCCACCCTGGGCGCCATCACCGACCGCATCCCGTGGCGCAAGAACATGGTCATCCATCAGTCGGCATCGATGTTCCACGCGTGGGGCTGGGCAAACGTAATCATTGCGCTGGTGACCGGCGCAACGCTGGTTACTATGAGAGTCTTCGACGCGCAGAAGGCCGTCGACCAGTGCGAGAAGTACGGCGTCAATGGCATGATTTCGGCGGCGTTCTTCCTCCGCCAGATCAAGGACGTGCTGGATGACCAGCCGAGCCGCAAGATTGGCCCGTTCCGCTTCATCGTTTCCTCCGGCAACGCCATCCCTGGCTGGCTGGTCTCCGCCCTGACGCACCGCTTCGGCCCGGTCATCTGTAACTTCTACGGCTCCACCGAGGCTGGCTTGTGCTCCATCGCCTCGGGCCCGGACCTGGCCACCCGCCCGGATTCCGCCGGCCGCCCAGCAATCGGCGCCAAGGTGCGCATCCTTGGCGAGGACGGCAAGGAACTACCCGCTGGCGAGGTCGGCCTGATTCACACGGCCCAGGAGTTGTCCTTCATCGGCTACCTCAGCGAAACCGACAAGTTCACCACCGTCGACGGCCTCTTCCAGATCGGTGACCTGGGTCGTATCGACCAGGACGGCTACCTCTACATTTGTGGTCGCTCCGATGACATGGTGATCAAGGGTGGTGAGAACATCTTCCCGCGCGAGGTCGAGGAGATTCTCGGTCCGGTGCCGGGCATCGCCGACGTCTTCTGCCACGGCTCCAACGAGAACGACGAGATCTTCGCAGACCTCTACCTCTACGTTGTCCGCGAGAATTCCAAGCAGGGCGCCGGCCTCAACGAGAAGATGCTGCAGGAGTACGTCCGCGACAACTTGGCTGAACACTCCGTGCCGGACCGCGTATTCTTCGTCAACTCCCTGCCGCGCAACGCGATCGGCAAGGTCGTCCCGCGCGAGGTCAAGGCCATGCACGAGCGCCTGAACCTCGACGCCCAGCAGAGCTAG
- a CDS encoding SDR family NAD(P)-dependent oxidoreductase: protein MNAQQPAGENKKVAVVTGASSGIGAATATALAAAGFHVVLGARRVDKLEAVAEEIRGAGGQASVVKLDVTSDEDVAALAGAYPRVDVLVNNAGGAKGMESIEAAVEEKWRWMYEVNVLGTLRVTRALLPALKASEGIVLTVGSIAGRQVYTGGAGYNAAKHAERALVEVLRQEVAAEGVRVTEIDPGRVHTDFSLVRFDGDKAKAASVYEGVESLTAGDIADIIVFAATLPHRVNIDFLQVTPIDQVGGAKPKK from the coding sequence ATGAACGCGCAGCAGCCAGCAGGTGAAAACAAGAAGGTCGCAGTTGTCACGGGGGCGTCCTCCGGCATCGGTGCCGCGACCGCAACCGCGCTGGCTGCGGCCGGGTTCCATGTCGTCCTGGGCGCTCGCCGCGTCGACAAGCTCGAGGCCGTGGCGGAGGAAATTCGAGGGGCGGGTGGCCAGGCGAGCGTCGTGAAGCTAGACGTCACCTCTGATGAGGATGTGGCGGCGCTGGCCGGTGCCTACCCGCGCGTGGATGTGCTGGTGAATAACGCCGGCGGCGCCAAAGGAATGGAATCGATTGAGGCCGCGGTTGAGGAGAAGTGGCGCTGGATGTACGAGGTCAACGTGCTGGGCACCCTCCGCGTGACCCGCGCGCTACTGCCCGCGCTGAAGGCCTCCGAGGGCATCGTGCTGACTGTCGGCTCGATTGCGGGCCGCCAGGTCTACACCGGCGGTGCCGGTTACAACGCGGCCAAGCACGCAGAGCGCGCCCTGGTGGAGGTCCTGCGCCAGGAAGTCGCAGCGGAGGGGGTCCGCGTCACCGAGATTGATCCGGGTCGTGTCCACACCGACTTCTCGCTCGTGCGTTTCGACGGCGACAAGGCCAAGGCCGCGTCCGTCTACGAGGGCGTGGAGTCACTGACCGCGGGCGACATCGCGGACATTATCGTCTTCGCGGCGACCCTGCCACACCGAGTCAACATCGACTTCCTGCAGGTCACGCCGATTGACCAGGTCGGCGGGGCTAAGCCAAAGAAGTAA
- a CDS encoding SDR family oxidoreductase, producing MANKNPDARKKFALVTGGSRGIGLAVAKDLARDHHVFVGATTPEAARAAVEQLPSASAFVADLSDERAVEAAVAGLLAELDERGASGLDVLVHSAGVYVDGRVEDVARQDWSRILEVNVVAVADLTRRLLPALRSAGGRGDRDGAEGQPGMGGTVVSINSGSGFRSSPGTSPYAASKFALRAFTDALREEERGTVRVSSVHPGRVDTDMQVQLQSNWHSGDADWTYDGSKFVRAGSIAAAVRLVVDAGPDASVDEVQVRPRI from the coding sequence ATGGCGAATAAAAACCCCGACGCGCGAAAGAAGTTCGCACTTGTCACCGGAGGTAGCCGCGGCATCGGCCTGGCGGTGGCGAAGGACCTGGCCCGCGACCACCACGTCTTCGTGGGTGCAACCACGCCGGAGGCGGCTAGGGCCGCGGTCGAGCAATTGCCGTCGGCAAGCGCTTTTGTGGCGGACCTATCGGATGAGCGCGCGGTAGAGGCGGCGGTTGCAGGGCTACTCGCGGAACTTGACGAGCGAGGGGCGAGCGGTCTGGACGTGCTGGTGCACTCGGCGGGCGTGTACGTCGACGGGCGCGTGGAGGATGTTGCGCGACAAGACTGGTCGAGGATTCTCGAGGTCAACGTCGTGGCGGTGGCGGACCTCACGCGACGGCTGCTACCTGCGCTGCGGTCGGCGGGAGGCCGAGGAGACCGGGACGGTGCTGAGGGGCAGCCGGGAATGGGTGGCACCGTGGTATCGATTAACTCCGGCTCTGGCTTCAGATCCTCGCCTGGGACCTCGCCGTACGCGGCCTCGAAGTTCGCGCTGCGGGCATTTACCGATGCCCTGCGCGAGGAGGAACGCGGTACGGTTCGCGTCAGTTCCGTACACCCGGGGCGCGTCGACACCGACATGCAGGTGCAGTTGCAGAGCAATTGGCACTCGGGCGACGCGGACTGGACCTACGATGGCTCGAAGTTCGTCCGCGCGGGGTCCATCGCGGCGGCCGTGCGGCTGGTCGTCGACGCCGGGCCCGATGCCAGTGTCGACGAGGTCCAGGTCAGGCCTCGAATCTAG